One part of the Vitis riparia cultivar Riparia Gloire de Montpellier isolate 1030 chromosome 8, EGFV_Vit.rip_1.0, whole genome shotgun sequence genome encodes these proteins:
- the LOC117920014 gene encoding uncharacterized protein LOC117920014 isoform X2, translated as MMKSSQTTKISGKARIKALIAKDVSKRKGQHHQNSTHLTRSQLLRTESIHRLEYADRDPLADIILNDESTSSHQNNENSSDSSTTNVMLASDPEEPIPSNKKCEACSTTGTLNYLGHGKIDNHGKKLVDNQTFLEESSDKPTQALSAQKLLYATEPPGVPPSKEFLDALCIINMNREFFLKIVQDPESPWAYHFHHQWARGVKSGLSKSGSFPVPGPSGGRDFGPIELKYNQNEITSHSRSEGKLQAGSQTQNLAEFESTEDVSEQSKFRITDDSSLGLPHHFKRWSENQVAIRRFKDLKQKIKHAIRQSKKERRRIIMDAIFHKVPHGHRFPKDAKKQIADQWKEPATSRNSEDSPGSSYGWGHSEPALSKQTSFPSKCLEKYTQLFESSFNKEAKYQISERLKVRTEDVGLPCGSDPKSLRRILSLPDFKSYFGLQSEDSGDNYLSEMAVNTVRIQSDYDEQKSLELPLGSENHVQSDAIGQSQKHLEEASETYPVKQDQVRPTSGTDAEVNAADWTNDDLGDVTKQDTTFYQGQGIRTTEKFNANLSEPSPISVLDSNVREDLKFQDIVSPGKLPISEDLELESRQPHSEGPDSAVNQQHESSMDSPTVVESRFDVEKVDLRKHLDSDFFPVPVDIKNKAEFNYVRDVLELSGIIRNELLETWHSIDKLVDPSVFEEVEGYLPLEPECSGNEEDGSCSHLLLFDLINEVLMEIYERSLTYCPRHLSSLSHIRPMPVGYHVLEEVWANISSYFSWEPDPDQTLDYVVSRDLAKGDGWMNLQFEAECLGLELEDWIFDDLLDELLCT; from the exons AAAAGCATTGATTGCTAAAGATGTGTCTAAAAGAAAGGGCCAACATCACCAAAATTCGACCCACCTAACACGCTCACAGTTGCTGAGAACCGAATCTATCCATCGTTTAGAATATGCAGATCGGGATCCCCTTGCTGATATAATCTTAAATGATGAGAGTACAAGTTCACaccaaaacaatgaaaattctTCTGATTCTAGCACAACAAATGTAATGCTGGCGAGTGATCCTGAGGAGCCAATTCCTAGCAACAAAAAATGCGAGGCATGTAGCACCACAGGTACTTTGAATTACTTGGGGCATGGAAAGATTGATAATCATGGAAAGAAACTAGTTGATAACCAAACATTTCTTGAGGAGTCATCAGACAAACCAACACAAGCTTTGTCAGCACAGAAATTGTTGTATGCAACAGAGCCCCCTGGAGTCCCTCCGTCAAAGGAGTTTCTGGATGCTCTTTGTATAATCAACATGAACAGGGAGTTCTTCCTCAAAATTGTACAGGACCCTGAGTCTCCTTGGGCGTATCATTTCCATCATCAATGGGCAAGAGGTGTGAAGTCTGGGTTATCCAAGTCTGGGTCATTTCCTGTGCCTGGGCCATCAGGTGGAAGGGATTTTGGGCCAATTGAACTTAAGTACAATCAGAATGAGATCACTTCCCATTCAAGATCAGAAGGCAAGTTGCAAGCTGGTAGTCAAACACAAAATTTGGCTGAGTTTGAGTCTACAGAAGATGTCAGTGAACAGTCAAAGTTTCGAATCACTGATGATTCTTCTCTAGGTTTGCCCCATCACTTCAAGCGCTGGAGTGAGAATCAAGTGGCCATCAGGCGTTTCAAGGATCTTAAACAGAAGATAAAACATGCTATCAGACAGAGCAAAAAGGAGCGCCGCCGGATCATTATGGATGCAATCTTTCACAAAGTTCCTCATGGCCATAGGTTTCCCAAAGATGCAAAGAAGCAGATTGCTGATCAATGGAAGGAACCTGCAACCAGTAGAAACAGTGAAGACAGCCCTGGAAGCAGTTATGGATGGGGTCATTCTGAACCTGCCCTCAGCAAGCAGACTTCATTTCCCAGCAAATGCCTAGAAAAATATACTCAGTTGTTTGAGTCTAGTTTCAACAAAGAAGCCAAATACCAGATCTCTGAAAGATTAAAGGTGAGAACAGAAGATGTGGGTTTGCCTTGTGGAAGTGACCCAAAATCCCTGAGAAGGATTCTTTCGTTACCTGATTTTAAATCCTATTTTGGTCTTCAGAGTGAGGACTCTGGTGATAATTATTTGTCAGAAATGGCAGTCAATACTGTAAGAATACAAAGTGATTATGATGAACAGAAGTCTCTAGAACTTCCTCTAGGTTCTGAAAATCATGTACAGTCTGATGCCATTGGACAAAGTCAAAAACACTTGGAAGAAGCTAGTGAAACATATCCAGTTAAACAAGATCAGGTGAGACCAACATCAGGCACAGATGCTGAAGTGAATGCAGCGGATTGGACTAATGATGATTTAGGTGATGTAACAAAGCAGGATACTACATTTTACCAAGGACAAGGAATCAGGACCACAGAAAAATTTAATGCAAATCTGTCAGAACCAAGCCCAATCTCTGTGCTTGACTCCAATGTGCGAGAGGACTTAAAGTTTCAAGATATAGTCAGTCCGGGAAAGCTCCCCATATCAGAAG ATTTAGAATTAGAATCAAGACAGCCCCATTCTGAAGGACCGGATTCTGCAGTCAATCAGCAACATGAATCCAGCATGGATTCTCCTACAGTTGTTGAAAGCAGATTTGATGTTGAGAAAGTAGATCTCAGGAAGCACTTAGACAGCGACTTTTTTCCTGTTCCAGTGGATATAAAAAACAAAGCTGAATTCAATTATGTTAGAGATGTGCTAGAGTTGTCGGGGATTATCAGGAATGAATTGCTTGAGACATGGCATTCCATTGACAAGCTGGTGGATCCTTCAGTGTTTGAGGAAGTGGAAGGATACTTGCCCCTTGAACCTGAGTGTTcaggaaatgaagaagatggaAGTTGCAGCCATCTGCTTCTGTTTGATTTAATCAATGAGGTGCTAATGGAGATTTATGAGAGATCATTGACCTACTGCCCCAGGCACCTGTCTTCCCTTTCCCACATCCGTCCAATGCCTGTGGGATATCATGTTCTTGAGGAGGTCTGGGCAAATATAAGCTCGTACTTCAGCTGGGAACCTGATCCTGACCAAACGCTGGATTATGTGGTGAGTAGGGATCTAGCAAAAGGTGATGGGTGGATGAACCTTCAATTCGAGGCCGAGTGCTTGGGGCTTGAGCTGGAGGACTGGATATTTGATGATCTTCTAGATGAACTTCTTTGCACCTGA